From a single Chlamydia ibidis 10-1398/6 genomic region:
- a CDS encoding V-type ATP synthase subunit E, translating into MADLNSDGKLKQICDALRLETLKPAEEEADIIVRNAHEQAKRILQDAQHRADKIIEAAQETAEARVKQGESALAQAGRRALESLKQAVEQKIFREALAEWLEQVSTEPDVASKLITSLVHSIEEQGVLGNMSAFVGKYVPARKVNELLGKSVIAKLKDKGVTVGKFVGGVQLRVEDKNWILDLSSDALLDLLMRYLQRDFREMIFQAS; encoded by the coding sequence ATGGCGGATCTGAATTCGGATGGTAAACTTAAACAAATCTGTGATGCTTTGCGTTTGGAAACTCTGAAACCTGCAGAAGAAGAAGCTGATATCATCGTACGTAATGCTCATGAGCAGGCTAAAAGAATCTTGCAGGATGCTCAGCATCGCGCAGACAAGATTATAGAAGCTGCACAAGAGACTGCGGAAGCTAGGGTTAAACAAGGAGAATCAGCGCTTGCTCAGGCTGGCAGACGAGCTTTAGAAAGTTTGAAGCAAGCCGTGGAACAAAAAATTTTCAGAGAGGCATTAGCAGAGTGGTTAGAGCAAGTTTCTACTGAACCTGATGTTGCCTCTAAGTTGATCACTTCCTTGGTGCATTCTATTGAAGAACAGGGTGTCCTCGGTAATATGTCTGCTTTTGTAGGTAAGTATGTTCCTGCAAGAAAAGTTAATGAGCTTCTAGGAAAGTCAGTTATTGCTAAGCTTAAAGATAAAGGCGTTACTGTTGGCAAATTTGTTGGTGGTGTCCAATTGAGAGTAGAGGATAAGAATTGGATACTGGATCTTAGCTCGGATGCTCTTTTGGATCTCCTTATGCGCTATCTTCAGAGGGACTTCCGTGAAATGATATTCCAGGCTTCCTAG
- the tal gene encoding transaldolase — protein MSSQFDQLKLSSVIVCDTGDPELVKASDSQDATTNPSLILRVAQEPKYQDLLSEAIGWGIRQNGDDVQTLAFVLDKIQVNFGLEILKQIPGRVSLEIDARLSFNVEAMVQRGVFLSQLFEAMGGDKKRLLVKVPATWEGIRAVELLESRGIACNVTLVFNLVQAVAAAASKATLISPFVGRIYDWWIAAYGSNGYSIDSDPGVISVKNIYAYYKKFGIPTQIMAASFRTKEQVCALAGCDFLTISPKLLDELKNTQGEVKRQLSVEDAKNLDIQPIQLSESSFRFLMNEDAMATEKLAEGIRLFSADTQILEAAVTELIKQIATQDA, from the coding sequence ATGTCTAGCCAGTTTGATCAATTGAAACTATCGAGTGTTATTGTTTGTGATACAGGAGATCCAGAGCTGGTTAAGGCCTCGGATTCTCAAGATGCAACTACAAATCCGTCACTTATTCTCCGAGTTGCCCAGGAGCCTAAATACCAAGATTTATTAAGCGAGGCTATTGGTTGGGGGATTCGCCAGAATGGTGATGACGTTCAGACCCTCGCTTTTGTTTTAGATAAAATTCAAGTAAATTTTGGATTAGAAATTTTAAAACAGATTCCCGGTCGTGTTTCGTTAGAAATTGATGCAAGGTTGTCGTTCAATGTTGAAGCCATGGTTCAACGAGGTGTCTTCTTATCACAATTGTTTGAAGCTATGGGTGGAGATAAGAAGCGTCTTTTAGTCAAAGTCCCAGCAACCTGGGAAGGTATTCGTGCTGTAGAATTATTGGAAAGCCGTGGAATTGCTTGTAATGTAACGCTTGTTTTTAATTTAGTACAAGCTGTTGCTGCTGCTGCGTCAAAGGCAACGCTAATATCGCCTTTTGTTGGTAGAATTTATGATTGGTGGATAGCTGCTTATGGTTCTAATGGCTATTCTATTGATTCCGATCCTGGAGTAATATCCGTAAAAAATATTTACGCTTATTACAAAAAGTTCGGTATCCCAACGCAAATTATGGCGGCTTCTTTTAGAACTAAGGAGCAGGTCTGTGCTTTGGCAGGATGTGATTTTTTGACAATTTCGCCTAAATTGCTAGATGAGTTAAAAAACACCCAGGGAGAGGTAAAAAGACAGCTTTCTGTAGAAGATGCTAAGAATCTGGATATTCAACCTATTCAACTTTCTGAGAGTAGCTTTAGATTCTTAATGAATGAAGATGCTATGGCTACCGAAAAATTAGCAGAAGGTATCCGCTTGTTCTCAGCAGACACTCAAATTCTTGAAGCTGCAGTTACTGAGCTTATTAAGCAAATAGCTACACAAGATGCTTAA
- the rpoC gene encoding DNA-directed RNA polymerase subunit beta', producing MFGEGSRDNATLPKEGLFDKLEIGIASDVTIRDKWSCGEIKKPETINYRTFKPEKGGLFCEKIFGPTKDWECCCGKYKKIKHKGIVCDRCGVEVTLSKVRRERMAHIELAVPIVHIWFSKTTPSRIGNVLGMTASDLERVIYYEEYVVIDPGKTDLNKKQLLNDAQYREVIEKWGKDAFVAKMGGEAIYDLLKSEDLQTLLKELKDRLRKTKSQQARMKLAKRLKIIEGFVSSSNHPEWMVLKNVPVVPPDLRPLVPLDGGRFATSDLNDLYRRVINRNNRLKAILRLKTPEVIVRNEKRMLQEAVDALFDNGRHGHPVMGAGNRPLKSLSEMLKGKNGRFRQNLLGKRVDYSGRSVIIVGPELKFNQCGLPKEMALELFEPFIIKRLKDQGSVYTIRSAKKMIQRGAPEVWDVLEEIIKGHPVLLNRAPTLHRLGIQAFEPVLIEGKAIRVHPLVCAAFNADFDGDQMAVHVPLSIEAQLEAKVLMMAPDNIFLPSSGKPVAIPSKDMTLGLYYLMADPTYLPEEHGKKTKVFKDVTEVMRALNAGGFIDEQLDNRRDETGRGIHIHEKIKVRIDGQIIETTPGRVLFNRIVPKELGFQNYSMPSKRISELILQCYKKVGLEATVRFLDDLKDLGFIQATKAAISMGLRDVRIPEIKSEILKDAYDKVAVVRQQYEDGIITDGERHSKTISIWTEVSDQLSDALYVEISKQTNSKHNPLFLMIDSGARGNKSQLKQLGALRGLMAKPNGAIIESPITSNFREGLTVLEYSISSHGARKGLADTALKTADSGYLTRRLVDVAQDVIVTEKDCGTLNHIEISAVRQGSEELLPLKDRIYGRTVAEDIYQPGDKSKLLAKNGDVLTSIQAEAIDDAGIESIKIRSTLTCESRRGVCAKCYGLNLANGRLIGLGEAVGIIAAQSIGEPGTQLTMRTFHLGGIAATSSTPEIVTSSDGVLVYMDLRVVVGQDGNNLVLNKKGALHIVRDEGRSLEEYKKLLNTKSIESLETFPVELGVKILVADGEKVQTGQRIAEVELHNIPIICDKPGYVKYEDLVEGVSTEKVINKNTGLVELIVKQHRGELHPQIAIYDDSELTELVGTYAIPSGAIISVEEGQRVDPGMLLARLPRGAIKTKDITGGLPRVAELVEARKPEDAADIAKIDGVVDFKGIQKNKRILVVRDEITGMEEEHLIPLTKHLIVQRGDSVVKGQQLTDGLVVPHEILEICGVRELQKYLVNEVQEVYRLQGVDINDKHIEIIVRQMLQKVRITDPGDTTFLFGEDVNKKEFYEENRRTEEDGGKPAQAVPVLLGITKASLGTESFISAASFQDTTRVLTDAACSSKTDYLLGFKENVIMGHMIPGGTGFDTHKRIKQYLEREQEDLKFDFISETECAC from the coding sequence ATGTTTGGAGAAGGTTCTCGAGACAATGCTACTCTTCCAAAAGAGGGGCTATTTGATAAGTTAGAAATTGGAATTGCCTCAGATGTTACTATTCGAGACAAGTGGTCTTGTGGGGAGATTAAGAAACCAGAAACAATAAACTATCGTACCTTTAAGCCTGAAAAGGGTGGTTTATTTTGCGAGAAGATTTTTGGTCCAACTAAGGATTGGGAGTGTTGTTGCGGTAAGTATAAGAAAATCAAGCATAAAGGTATTGTTTGTGATCGATGTGGGGTCGAGGTAACTCTATCTAAAGTCCGCAGAGAACGAATGGCGCATATTGAATTGGCTGTGCCTATCGTTCACATCTGGTTTTCTAAGACAACACCTTCTCGTATCGGCAACGTCTTAGGCATGACTGCTTCAGATTTGGAGCGTGTTATTTATTATGAAGAGTATGTTGTTATTGACCCAGGGAAAACAGATTTAAATAAAAAACAATTGCTGAATGATGCTCAGTATCGTGAAGTTATTGAAAAATGGGGTAAGGATGCTTTTGTTGCCAAAATGGGTGGCGAAGCTATTTACGATCTGCTCAAATCTGAAGACTTACAAACTTTGTTAAAAGAACTAAAGGATCGTTTACGTAAGACAAAGTCACAGCAAGCTCGTATGAAATTAGCGAAACGCTTAAAAATCATCGAGGGATTTGTTTCTTCTTCGAATCATCCTGAGTGGATGGTGCTAAAAAATGTTCCTGTCGTTCCTCCTGATCTTCGTCCTCTCGTGCCATTAGACGGTGGTAGATTTGCTACTTCGGATTTAAATGACCTGTATCGTCGAGTAATTAACAGAAATAATCGTCTTAAAGCAATTCTCAGATTGAAGACACCTGAGGTAATCGTGCGCAATGAGAAGCGTATGTTACAGGAAGCTGTGGATGCTTTATTTGATAACGGTCGTCACGGCCATCCTGTTATGGGTGCAGGTAATCGTCCTTTAAAATCTCTTTCCGAAATGTTGAAAGGTAAGAACGGACGTTTTCGTCAGAATTTATTGGGTAAACGTGTTGACTATTCTGGTCGTTCTGTAATTATTGTGGGACCTGAGCTTAAGTTCAATCAGTGTGGATTGCCCAAAGAAATGGCGTTGGAGTTATTTGAGCCCTTTATCATCAAACGACTAAAAGATCAGGGTAGTGTCTACACTATTCGTTCTGCTAAGAAGATGATCCAACGTGGGGCGCCAGAGGTTTGGGATGTTTTAGAAGAAATTATTAAAGGGCATCCTGTCTTACTCAACCGGGCTCCTACTTTACATCGCTTGGGTATTCAGGCTTTTGAGCCGGTCCTTATCGAAGGTAAAGCAATTCGGGTTCATCCTTTAGTTTGTGCCGCGTTTAACGCTGACTTCGATGGAGACCAAATGGCAGTACACGTTCCGCTATCCATAGAAGCACAGTTAGAAGCTAAGGTCTTGATGATGGCTCCCGATAATATTTTCTTGCCGTCTTCAGGTAAACCCGTTGCTATACCATCTAAGGATATGACTTTGGGACTTTATTATCTAATGGCCGATCCTACGTATCTGCCAGAAGAACACGGCAAGAAGACGAAAGTTTTCAAAGACGTTACTGAAGTCATGCGAGCACTAAATGCCGGTGGTTTTATAGATGAGCAACTTGATAATCGTCGTGATGAGACCGGTCGCGGTATTCATATACACGAAAAGATTAAAGTGCGTATTGATGGACAGATTATTGAAACAACTCCGGGGCGTGTTTTATTCAACAGAATCGTACCTAAGGAATTAGGATTCCAAAACTACAGTATGCCAAGTAAAAGGATAAGCGAGCTGATTTTGCAGTGCTACAAGAAAGTAGGATTGGAAGCAACGGTCCGTTTCTTAGACGATCTGAAAGATCTAGGCTTCATTCAAGCAACTAAGGCTGCTATTTCTATGGGATTGCGAGATGTGCGTATTCCAGAGATTAAGAGTGAAATTTTGAAGGATGCCTATGATAAAGTTGCTGTCGTGAGACAACAGTACGAGGATGGTATTATCACAGATGGAGAGAGACACTCTAAGACAATTAGTATCTGGACGGAAGTTTCTGATCAATTGTCAGATGCTCTTTACGTAGAAATCAGCAAGCAAACTAATAGTAAGCATAATCCGCTGTTCTTGATGATTGATTCCGGTGCTCGAGGTAACAAGTCTCAGTTAAAACAGCTTGGTGCATTGCGTGGTCTAATGGCGAAGCCGAACGGAGCAATTATTGAATCTCCAATCACTTCTAACTTCCGTGAAGGGCTAACAGTTCTTGAATATTCAATTTCTTCTCACGGAGCTAGAAAGGGTTTAGCGGATACCGCATTGAAAACTGCTGATTCTGGTTATTTAACAAGACGACTTGTTGATGTTGCCCAAGATGTTATTGTAACGGAGAAAGATTGTGGCACTCTCAATCATATTGAGATTTCTGCAGTTCGTCAGGGATCTGAAGAGTTACTTCCGTTAAAAGATCGTATCTATGGAAGAACTGTTGCGGAAGATATTTATCAACCTGGCGATAAGAGCAAGCTTTTGGCCAAAAACGGGGATGTTTTAACCTCAATTCAAGCAGAAGCTATTGATGATGCCGGTATCGAAAGTATCAAAATCCGTTCTACTTTGACTTGTGAAAGCAGACGTGGTGTTTGCGCAAAGTGCTATGGTTTGAACCTAGCTAATGGTCGGTTGATTGGATTGGGAGAGGCTGTAGGCATTATTGCAGCACAGTCAATTGGAGAACCTGGAACTCAGCTGACAATGAGAACTTTCCACTTGGGAGGTATTGCTGCAACATCTTCTACACCTGAGATCGTCACAAGTAGTGATGGAGTCTTAGTTTATATGGATCTACGTGTCGTTGTCGGGCAGGATGGTAATAACCTTGTTTTGAATAAAAAAGGTGCTCTTCACATAGTCCGCGACGAGGGTAGAAGCTTAGAAGAATATAAGAAACTTTTAAATACTAAGTCGATTGAAAGTTTGGAAACTTTCCCTGTTGAATTAGGCGTGAAGATTCTAGTCGCTGACGGTGAAAAGGTTCAGACTGGTCAAAGAATTGCAGAAGTTGAGTTACATAACATTCCTATTATCTGTGATAAACCTGGTTATGTGAAGTATGAAGATTTAGTTGAGGGAGTCTCTACTGAGAAGGTGATCAATAAGAATACAGGTCTTGTTGAGCTGATTGTGAAGCAGCATCGTGGAGAGTTACATCCTCAGATTGCGATCTATGACGATTCAGAGTTAACTGAGCTCGTCGGTACTTATGCTATTCCTTCTGGGGCGATTATCTCTGTTGAAGAAGGACAAAGGGTTGATCCAGGAATGTTATTAGCAAGACTGCCAAGAGGAGCTATTAAAACCAAGGATATTACTGGTGGTTTGCCTCGTGTTGCTGAGTTAGTGGAAGCTCGTAAGCCTGAGGATGCTGCTGATATTGCGAAAATTGACGGTGTTGTTGATTTCAAAGGTATTCAAAAAAATAAGCGTATTCTTGTTGTGCGTGATGAAATAACAGGCATGGAAGAAGAACACTTAATTCCTTTGACTAAACATTTAATTGTCCAACGTGGAGACAGTGTTGTCAAAGGTCAGCAGTTGACTGATGGTTTGGTAGTTCCCCATGAGATTTTAGAAATTTGCGGTGTTCGTGAATTGCAGAAATACTTGGTGAATGAGGTTCAAGAGGTATATCGTCTGCAAGGCGTAGATATCAATGATAAACATATTGAGATCATTGTTCGTCAAATGTTGCAGAAGGTACGCATTACTGATCCGGGTGACACAACTTTCTTGTTTGGTGAAGATGTAAATAAAAAAGAGTTCTATGAAGAGAATAGACGTACTGAAGAAGATGGAGGTAAACCGGCTCAAGCTGTTCCTGTGCTTCTTGGTATCACTAAAGCTTCTTTAGGTACAGAATCCTTTATTTCAGCGGCATCCTTCCAAGATACGACTCGCGTGCTTACCGATGCAGCATGTAGCAGTAAGACCGACTATCTACTAGGATTTAAAGAAAATGTTATTATGGGACATATGATACCCGGAGGCACTGGTTTTGATACGCATAAGCGTATTAAACAGTACTTAGAAAGAGAGCAAGAGGACCTCAAATTTGACTTTATTAGTGAAACCGAATGCGCTTGTTAA
- the rpoB gene encoding DNA-directed RNA polymerase subunit beta, producing MFKCPERVSVKKKEDILDLPNLIEVQIKSYKQFLQIGKLAEERDNIGLEEVFREIFPIKSYNEATVLEYLSYNLGVPKYSPEECIRRGITYSVTLKVRFRLTDETGIKEEEVYMGTIPIMTDKGTFIINGAERVIVSQVHRSPGINFEQEKHSKGNILFSFRIIPYRGSWLEAVFDINDLIYIHIDRKKRRRKILAMTFIRALGYSSDADIIEEFFQIEERSLKSEKDFTFFVGKILADNVIDDSSSLVYGKAGEKLSTAMLKRMLDAGIPVLKIATDADENHPIIKMLAKDPTDSYEAALKDFYRRLRPGEPATLANARSTIMRLFFDPKRYNLGRVGRYKLNRKLGFSMDEATLSQVTLRKEDVIGALKYLIRLKMGDEKASVDDIDHLANRRVRSVGELIQNQCRSGLARMEKIVRERMNLFDFSSDTLTPGKIISAKGLASVLKDFFGRSQLSQFMDQTNPVAELTHKRRLSALGPGGLNRERAGFEVRDVHASHYGRICPIETPEGPNIGLITSLSAFAKINEFGFIETPYRVVKDGVVTDEIEYMTADVEEECVIAQASANLDEYNMFTDPVCWARYKGEAFEADTSTVTHMDVSPKQLVSIVTGLIPFLEHDDANRALMGSNMQRQAVPLLKTEAPVVGTGLEGRAAKDSGAIIVAEEDGKVEYVDGYKVVISAKHNPTIKRTYQLKKFLRSNSGTCINQRPLCSVGDNVVKGDVIADGPATDRGELALGKNVLVAFMPWYGYNFEDAIIISEKLIKQDAYTSIYIEEFELTARDTKLGKEEITRDIPNVSEEVLANLGEDGIIRIGAEVKPGDILVGKITPKSETELAPEERLLRAIFGEKAADVKDASLTVPPGTEGVVMDVKVFSRKDRLSKSDDELVEEAVHLKDLQKDYKNQVAELKIEYREKLGALLLNEKAPASIIHRRTADILVQEGTVFEQETIELLEQESLVDLLMPPCEMYDVLKTLLSDYETALQRLEVNYRTEVEHIREGDADLDHGVIRQVKVYVASKRKLQVGDKMAGRHGNKGVVSKIVPEADMPYLANGETVQMILNPLGVPSRMNLGQVLETHLGYAAKTAGIYVKTPVFEGFPESRIWDMMIEQGLPADGKSFLYDGKTGERFDNKVVIGYIYMLKLSHLIADKIHARSIGPYSLVTQQPLGGKAQMGGQRFGEMEVWALEAYGVAHMLQEILTVKSDDVSGRTKIYESIVKGENLLKSGTPESFNVLIKEMQGLGLDVRPMVVDA from the coding sequence ATGTTCAAATGCCCTGAGCGGGTCAGCGTCAAAAAAAAAGAAGATATTTTAGATCTTCCTAATCTTATTGAAGTTCAAATTAAGTCATATAAGCAGTTCCTCCAGATCGGAAAGCTTGCAGAAGAGCGTGATAATATCGGCTTAGAGGAAGTTTTTAGAGAGATTTTCCCCATAAAGTCTTATAATGAAGCTACTGTCTTAGAGTATTTGTCTTATAATTTGGGCGTACCTAAGTACTCTCCGGAAGAGTGTATTCGTCGTGGTATTACCTATAGTGTTACGCTTAAGGTTCGGTTTCGTTTAACAGACGAGACGGGAATTAAGGAGGAAGAAGTCTATATGGGCACTATTCCTATCATGACAGACAAGGGTACCTTCATTATTAATGGTGCTGAGAGGGTTATTGTTTCTCAAGTCCACCGTTCTCCTGGGATTAATTTTGAACAAGAAAAGCACTCCAAAGGCAATATTCTATTTTCGTTTAGAATTATTCCTTACAGGGGAAGCTGGTTAGAAGCTGTCTTTGATATTAATGACTTAATTTATATTCATATTGATAGAAAGAAACGTCGCAGAAAAATTTTGGCGATGACCTTTATCAGAGCTCTTGGTTATTCTTCTGATGCAGACATTATAGAAGAGTTCTTCCAAATCGAAGAAAGATCGCTGAAGAGCGAGAAAGATTTTACCTTCTTTGTTGGTAAAATATTGGCTGATAATGTTATTGACGACTCCTCTTCTCTGGTTTATGGAAAAGCTGGAGAAAAACTCAGCACAGCTATGTTAAAACGCATGCTCGATGCAGGTATCCCCGTCTTAAAGATTGCTACTGACGCAGATGAAAATCACCCTATCATCAAAATGTTGGCTAAGGATCCTACAGATTCTTACGAGGCAGCTTTAAAAGATTTCTATAGAAGATTGCGTCCTGGAGAGCCTGCAACGTTGGCTAACGCTCGTTCGACGATCATGCGTCTGTTCTTCGATCCTAAACGCTATAACTTAGGACGTGTAGGACGTTATAAATTGAATCGTAAGTTAGGGTTCTCTATGGATGAGGCGACCCTGTCTCAAGTCACTTTGAGAAAAGAAGATGTGATTGGAGCGTTGAAGTACTTAATTCGTTTGAAGATGGGTGATGAGAAGGCTTCTGTAGATGATATTGATCACTTAGCCAATCGTCGTGTTCGTTCAGTCGGTGAACTAATCCAAAATCAGTGTCGATCCGGTTTGGCTCGTATGGAGAAGATTGTTCGCGAAAGAATGAACCTCTTCGATTTTTCTTCGGATACTCTTACTCCTGGAAAAATTATTTCAGCCAAAGGATTAGCTAGTGTTCTCAAAGATTTCTTTGGGCGCTCTCAGCTCTCTCAGTTTATGGATCAGACGAATCCGGTTGCTGAGTTAACTCATAAAAGGCGTTTATCCGCTTTGGGGCCCGGAGGATTGAATAGAGAGCGTGCTGGTTTTGAAGTGCGAGACGTTCATGCAAGTCATTACGGACGTATATGTCCAATTGAAACACCAGAAGGACCGAATATTGGCTTGATTACGTCTTTATCTGCCTTTGCCAAAATTAATGAGTTTGGGTTTATTGAGACACCTTATCGTGTTGTTAAAGACGGTGTAGTCACAGATGAAATTGAGTACATGACTGCTGATGTTGAAGAAGAGTGTGTTATTGCTCAGGCTTCAGCAAATCTAGATGAGTATAATATGTTTACTGATCCGGTTTGTTGGGCTCGGTATAAGGGAGAGGCTTTTGAGGCAGATACCTCCACTGTTACGCATATGGACGTGTCTCCTAAACAGTTAGTGTCAATTGTAACTGGATTAATTCCATTTTTAGAGCATGATGATGCAAACCGTGCTTTAATGGGATCAAACATGCAACGTCAGGCTGTTCCTTTGCTGAAAACGGAGGCTCCTGTTGTGGGTACCGGATTAGAAGGTCGTGCCGCTAAGGATTCAGGCGCCATTATTGTGGCAGAAGAAGATGGCAAAGTAGAGTACGTAGACGGTTATAAGGTGGTTATCTCTGCGAAACACAACCCGACTATTAAACGTACATACCAATTGAAAAAGTTTTTAAGATCCAATTCTGGTACATGTATTAACCAACGTCCTTTATGTTCTGTAGGAGATAATGTCGTAAAGGGAGATGTTATTGCTGATGGGCCTGCGACAGACCGTGGAGAGCTTGCATTAGGCAAGAACGTGCTTGTTGCTTTCATGCCTTGGTATGGATATAACTTTGAAGATGCTATTATCATTTCTGAAAAGCTTATCAAGCAAGATGCTTATACCTCTATCTATATAGAAGAGTTTGAACTAACTGCTCGTGATACTAAGTTAGGAAAAGAAGAGATTACCCGAGATATTCCTAACGTTTCGGAAGAAGTCTTAGCTAATTTGGGTGAGGACGGAATTATTCGCATCGGTGCGGAAGTTAAACCTGGAGATATCCTAGTCGGTAAAATTACACCAAAATCAGAAACTGAGCTGGCCCCAGAAGAGCGTCTATTACGAGCTATTTTTGGTGAGAAAGCTGCTGATGTCAAAGATGCTTCTTTAACAGTGCCTCCGGGGACTGAAGGCGTCGTGATGGATGTCAAGGTATTTAGTAGAAAGGATAGATTATCTAAGAGTGATGATGAGCTTGTCGAAGAAGCTGTCCATTTGAAAGATTTACAGAAAGATTATAAAAATCAAGTTGCTGAGCTTAAAATTGAATATCGCGAAAAGTTGGGTGCGCTTCTTCTTAATGAAAAGGCTCCTGCTTCAATTATTCATAGGCGTACTGCTGATATCTTAGTCCAGGAAGGAACAGTATTTGAGCAAGAGACTATAGAGCTCCTTGAACAAGAGTCTTTAGTTGATTTGCTCATGCCTCCTTGCGAGATGTATGACGTCTTAAAAACTCTCTTGTCAGATTATGAGACTGCTTTACAACGTTTAGAAGTCAACTATAGGACTGAAGTAGAACATATTCGTGAAGGTGATGCTGATTTAGATCACGGTGTAATACGTCAAGTGAAGGTTTATGTAGCTTCTAAGAGGAAGTTACAGGTTGGAGATAAAATGGCAGGGCGTCATGGGAATAAAGGAGTAGTATCTAAGATTGTTCCTGAAGCTGATATGCCATATCTAGCGAATGGCGAGACAGTACAAATGATTCTTAACCCTCTTGGGGTGCCATCCAGGATGAATTTGGGTCAGGTACTAGAAACTCACTTGGGTTATGCTGCAAAGACTGCGGGTATTTACGTAAAGACGCCAGTATTCGAGGGTTTCCCTGAGTCTCGTATTTGGGATATGATGATCGAACAAGGATTGCCAGCAGATGGCAAATCGTTCTTGTATGATGGTAAGACTGGAGAGAGATTCGATAACAAAGTAGTAATTGGCTACATCTATATGTTGAAATTGAGCCACTTGATTGCTGATAAGATTCACGCTCGCTCTATTGGGCCATATTCGCTTGTGACCCAACAGCCTCTTGGAGGTAAAGCTCAAATGGGTGGACAGAGATTTGGAGAAATGGAAGTTTGGGCTTTAGAGGCTTACGGTGTGGCTCATATGCTGCAGGAGATTCTCACAGTTAAATCCGATGACGTTTCCGGAAGAACAAAGATTTATGAATCTATTGTTAAGGGAGAAAATCTGCTTAAATCGGGAACTCCTGAATCATTTAATGTTCTGATTAAAGAAATGCAAGGGTTGGGACTTGATGTTCGGCCTATGGTAGTAGATGCTTAA
- the rplL gene encoding 50S ribosomal protein L7/L12 → MTTESLEALVEQLSGLTVLQLAELKKMLEEKWDVTAAAPVVAVAGGVAAGGEAPAAAESTEFAVVLEDVPADKKISVLKVVREVTGLALKEAKEMTEGLPKTIKEKTSKSDAEETVKKLQEAGAKAVAKGL, encoded by the coding sequence GTGACAACAGAAAGTTTGGAAGCTTTAGTAGAGCAATTGAGTGGCTTAACAGTACTTCAATTAGCTGAATTGAAAAAAATGTTGGAAGAAAAGTGGGATGTTACTGCTGCTGCTCCCGTAGTTGCTGTTGCTGGCGGAGTTGCTGCTGGCGGAGAAGCTCCTGCTGCTGCCGAATCTACAGAATTCGCTGTAGTTTTGGAAGATGTTCCGGCAGATAAAAAAATCAGCGTTCTCAAGGTAGTTAGAGAAGTTACTGGGTTAGCTTTGAAGGAAGCTAAAGAGATGACCGAAGGCTTGCCTAAGACTATTAAGGAAAAAACTTCCAAGTCTGATGCTGAAGAGACAGTAAAGAAATTACAAGAAGCTGGTGCCAAAGCTGTCGCTAAAGGCTTGTAG
- the rplJ gene encoding 50S ribosomal protein L10: MKEEKKLLLQEVEEKISASQGFILLRYLGFTAVHAREFRNSLSGVCAEFEVLKKRIFFKAAEAAGFEVNGSDMEGHLGVVFAYDDPVSAAKRVLDFNKQHSDSLVFLAGRIDNASLSGKEVEAVAKLPSVKELRQQIVSLLAAPMSQVVGVMHSALSGVILCIDQKAEKNKE, from the coding sequence ATGAAAGAAGAAAAGAAATTACTTCTTCAAGAGGTAGAAGAGAAAATTTCCGCATCCCAGGGGTTTATTCTGTTAAGATATCTTGGGTTCACGGCAGTGCATGCTAGAGAGTTTCGCAATTCGCTCTCTGGGGTTTGCGCGGAATTTGAAGTGTTAAAAAAGAGAATATTTTTTAAGGCTGCGGAAGCTGCTGGTTTTGAAGTTAATGGCTCGGATATGGAGGGGCATTTAGGTGTGGTTTTTGCCTATGATGATCCTGTTTCCGCGGCAAAACGAGTTTTAGATTTTAATAAACAACATAGTGATTCTTTAGTTTTTCTTGCAGGGCGGATTGATAACGCATCTCTGTCAGGTAAAGAAGTGGAAGCTGTTGCTAAATTACCATCTGTTAAAGAGCTTAGACAGCAAATTGTTAGCTTGTTGGCTGCTCCTATGTCTCAGGTTGTTGGAGTTATGCATTCAGCTCTTTCTGGGGTTATTTTGTGTATTGACCAGAAAGCAGAAAAAAACAAGGAATAA